The Deinococcus sp. KNUC1210 nucleotide sequence CAGCGGCGGCGGGTGCTGCTGGCCCGCGCCCTGATGAGCCGCCCGAAAGCGCTGCTGCTCGACGAATTCACCGATGGGCTGAGCGTGGAAGCGCGGGCCGAGCTGCGCGGCGTGCTGGAAGCGGTGGCGGGCGAGGGCGTGGCGCTGCTGCTGGCGACCCACCGCCCGGAGGAAGCCCCGGCCCTGAACTGGAACTATCTGCAGATCAGCGGCGGCACCGTGCGTCAGGAAGCGCCGCCCAGCGCTGCCATTCGCGCTGCTTCGGGCCTCGTCGCGTATACCGCAGCACGCGGCCCGGTCCCCGCACTCGTCACGCTCGAACACGCCACCGTCTACCGAAACGGCCACCTTGCGCTGGGGCCGATCAGCTGGCAGTGGCGGCAGGGTCAGCACTGGCTGGTCACGGGCGACAACGGGGCCGGAAAATCGACACTCGCCCGCCTGATCGCCGGAGAACTCTTTCCCTCGCTGGGAGGCCTGGTGATCCGGCATTTCCTGCGGCGCGATCTGCTGAGCGAGCGGCGGCGCTCGATTGGGGTGGTGGGCGCGGAACTGGCGATCCGGCAGCGGCGCGAGTGGAGCGGCTTTTCGGTGATCGCGTCGGGCTACAGCGGCAGCGAGGGATTTGCCCCCACCCTGACGCCTGCCCAGACCGTGCGCGTCCACGAACTGGCAGCGCGGCTGGACGTGACCGACCTGCTGACCCGCAGCGCCGATACGCTCAGTCAGGGGCAGCTCAAACGGCTGCTGCTGGCCCGCGCCGTGCTGCATTCGCCCACGCTGCTGCTGCTCGATGAGCCGCTGGACTTTCTGGATGCGGGGGCGCAGGCGGCGGTGCTGGCGCTGCTCGACGATGTTCGGGCGACGGGCACGCATCTGCTGGTGATCGCCCACCGCGCCGAAGATGCGCCGCCGGGCCTGACCGATCATCTGCAACTGGAGCAGGGGAGAGTGCGAGACGCGGTTCTGGGCCAGGAGCTGTAAGCAGGAAGCCTGCTGTTGAGCCCCGACCCGAGG carries:
- a CDS encoding ATP-binding cassette domain-containing protein, coding for MTASPALPLASLEAVSVNQGGVPILADIQFELFPGEAWLLTGPNGGGKSTLLGLLRGDLSPSSGTRRYFLDGAWRTSAVRALRAFALVSPAQEAWFLTRDWAQTVQDVLLAGIEGDMLRLWEADADALARVSEVARLTGVGGWLEQDFRTLSHGQRRRVLLARALMSRPKALLLDEFTDGLSVEARAELRGVLEAVAGEGVALLLATHRPEEAPALNWNYLQISGGTVRQEAPPSAAIRAASGLVAYTAARGPVPALVTLEHATVYRNGHLALGPISWQWRQGQHWLVTGDNGAGKSTLARLIAGELFPSLGGLVIRHFLRRDLLSERRRSIGVVGAELAIRQRREWSGFSVIASGYSGSEGFAPTLTPAQTVRVHELAARLDVTDLLTRSADTLSQGQLKRLLLARAVLHSPTLLLLDEPLDFLDAGAQAAVLALLDDVRATGTHLLVIAHRAEDAPPGLTDHLQLEQGRVRDAVLGQEL